A genomic segment from Desulfurispora thermophila DSM 16022 encodes:
- the rpoD gene encoding RNA polymerase sigma factor RpoD, with product MSEEQKVSGVKELIEKGKKRGMLAYSEIMDSLQGQDMTPDQMDEIYEKLAGLGIEVVSELPELPELESLDGPGLDTQPEEVDLDLSIPEGIGIDDPVRMYLKEIGRVPLLTPEEEVELAKRMEQGDEEAKRRLAEANLRLVVSIAKRYVGRGMLFLDLIQEGNLGLIKAVEKFDYRKGYKFSTYATWWIRQAITRAIADQARTIRIPVHMVETINKLIRVSRQLLQELGREPLPEEIAKEMGISEEKVREIMKIAQEPVSLETPIGEEEDSHLGDFIEDADARAPAEEASYTLLREQLDEVLKTLTDREQKVLRLRFGLDDGRARTLEEVGQKFGVTRERIRQIEAKTLRKLRHPSRSKKLKDYLD from the coding sequence GTGAGCGAAGAGCAAAAGGTCAGTGGCGTCAAGGAGCTGATCGAAAAAGGTAAAAAACGGGGCATGTTGGCATACAGCGAAATTATGGATAGCTTGCAGGGGCAGGATATGACGCCAGACCAAATGGATGAGATTTATGAAAAGCTCGCCGGCCTGGGTATAGAGGTGGTTTCCGAGCTGCCCGAATTGCCTGAACTGGAATCCCTGGACGGGCCTGGTTTAGATACACAGCCGGAAGAAGTGGATCTGGATCTCAGTATTCCTGAGGGTATTGGCATTGATGATCCGGTACGCATGTATTTAAAAGAGATTGGCCGCGTTCCTTTGCTGACACCTGAAGAAGAGGTGGAACTGGCCAAGCGGATGGAGCAGGGGGACGAAGAGGCAAAACGCAGGCTGGCCGAAGCCAACCTGCGGCTGGTGGTAAGTATTGCCAAGCGCTATGTGGGACGGGGTATGCTGTTTCTGGATCTTATCCAGGAAGGCAACCTGGGCCTTATTAAAGCGGTGGAGAAGTTTGACTACCGCAAAGGATACAAGTTCAGCACTTATGCCACCTGGTGGATTAGGCAGGCGATCACCCGCGCAATTGCCGACCAGGCCCGCACCATTCGCATTCCGGTGCATATGGTGGAAACCATAAATAAACTGATTCGGGTTTCCAGGCAGCTTTTGCAAGAACTGGGCCGGGAGCCTCTACCGGAAGAAATTGCTAAAGAAATGGGTATTTCTGAAGAAAAAGTCAGAGAGATCATGAAAATTGCCCAGGAACCTGTTTCTTTGGAAACGCCCATTGGGGAAGAGGAGGACTCGCACCTCGGTGACTTTATTGAAGATGCCGATGCAAGGGCACCGGCCGAGGAGGCCTCCTATACTCTCCTGCGGGAGCAGCTGGACGAGGTTCTGAAAACCCTGACCGACCGGGAGCAGAAAGTTTTGCGCCTGCGTTTCGGGTTGGACGATGGCCGGGCGCGTACTCTGGAGGAAGTTGGTCAGAAGTTTGGGGTAACCAGGGAGCGCATTCGCCAAATCGAGGCCAAAACTCTGCGCAAATTGCGTCATCCCAGCCGGAGCAAGAAGCTGAAAGACTATCTGGATTAA
- the dnaG gene encoding DNA primase has protein sequence MGRIPAEIIDQIRFANDIVGLVSEYVRLTKKGRNFVGNCPFHQERDPSFTVSPDKQIFYCFGCHVGGNVFKFLMLAENIDFQDAVRRLAERAGIKIPQNSDPFTSRRAAEEERIWNINKMAAEFYHRQLLDAPGAADARRYLLERGVSEQTVRAFQLGYAPAGWDGLRRFLQSRQVELSQAVKAGLLVPTERGGFYDRFRHRIIFPIHDHAGHVVGFGGRVLDDSQPKYLNTPETNFFNKGRLLYGLHLAKRAIQQTNQAVLVEGYMDVIAAHQGGATNTVATLGTALTERQGKLLLRYTDTVYIAYDADNAGQNATWRGLDLLQSLGLNLYVVELPDGKDPDEYFRRHTLADWQQLLRSSRSLMEYKLSVINKYSSTAQALQEVLPSLAAIDSPVKQEEGVRLVAATLGLSWETVKEELKRYTALPGKKEPETDKIVKNKHNIINGSKITPAWQRAEQYLLRLLIEQPQYLPVVRSTLGDAFWQQPELREIYQAFDAAWQKGKTGGPVSWLEELAPETATSAVRLMLDDFPVQDADKLLHDCIAVIQKHLSRQQKGLLLKAIQDAERNGDWILVHQYIRQLQNLQ, from the coding sequence ATGGGGCGCATACCTGCTGAAATCATTGACCAGATCCGCTTTGCCAATGATATTGTTGGTTTGGTCAGTGAGTATGTGCGATTAACAAAAAAAGGGCGCAATTTTGTAGGTAATTGCCCTTTTCACCAGGAACGAGATCCTTCATTTACAGTTTCGCCTGATAAACAGATATTTTATTGTTTTGGTTGCCATGTTGGTGGTAATGTTTTTAAGTTTCTCATGTTAGCTGAAAATATTGATTTTCAGGATGCTGTACGCAGGCTGGCCGAGCGGGCAGGCATAAAAATACCTCAAAATAGTGACCCATTTACCAGCCGGCGGGCTGCTGAAGAAGAACGTATCTGGAACATCAACAAGATGGCGGCAGAGTTTTATCACCGGCAACTATTGGATGCACCGGGTGCAGCGGATGCCCGCCGTTACCTGCTGGAGAGAGGTGTTAGCGAGCAAACAGTAAGGGCTTTCCAGCTTGGATATGCTCCGGCTGGTTGGGATGGTCTGCGGAGGTTTTTGCAGAGCCGTCAGGTGGAACTTTCACAGGCGGTCAAGGCAGGTTTGTTGGTACCCACTGAGCGGGGAGGGTTTTATGACCGGTTTCGCCACCGGATTATCTTCCCCATTCACGATCATGCCGGTCATGTTGTTGGCTTTGGTGGACGTGTTCTGGATGACAGCCAACCAAAGTACCTGAATACACCGGAAACAAACTTTTTCAACAAAGGCCGTTTGCTTTATGGGTTGCATCTGGCCAAGAGAGCTATTCAGCAGACAAACCAGGCCGTCCTGGTAGAGGGATATATGGATGTGATAGCCGCGCACCAGGGCGGGGCGACGAACACTGTGGCCACATTGGGAACCGCTCTTACCGAGCGACAGGGAAAGCTTTTGTTGCGCTATACTGATACTGTGTATATTGCCTATGATGCCGATAATGCCGGTCAGAATGCCACCTGGCGGGGGTTGGATTTACTGCAGTCTCTGGGCCTCAATCTATATGTTGTGGAATTGCCCGATGGCAAGGATCCGGACGAGTACTTTCGCCGGCATACGTTGGCGGATTGGCAACAACTTTTGCGCAGTTCCCGTTCCCTGATGGAATATAAATTAAGTGTCATTAATAAGTATAGCAGTACAGCTCAGGCGCTGCAGGAAGTGTTACCCAGCCTGGCGGCAATTGACAGTCCGGTCAAACAGGAAGAGGGCGTGCGCCTGGTGGCGGCGACTCTGGGCCTGAGTTGGGAAACAGTAAAGGAAGAATTAAAGCGCTATACGGCCTTACCGGGAAAAAAAGAGCCAGAAACGGATAAAATTGTTAAAAACAAGCATAATATAATAAATGGTAGCAAAATTACACCGGCCTGGCAGCGGGCCGAGCAATATTTGTTGCGCCTGTTGATAGAACAGCCGCAGTATTTGCCGGTTGTGCGGTCAACGCTGGGCGATGCATTTTGGCAACAGCCGGAGTTGAGAGAAATCTACCAGGCATTTGATGCGGCCTGGCAGAAGGGGAAAACGGGGGGGCCGGTTTCCTGGCTGGAGGAACTGGCACCGGAAACGGCTACCAGCGCTGTGCGCCTGATGTTAGACGATTTTCCGGTGCAAGACGCGGATAAGTTATTACATGATTGTATTGCTGTTATCCAAAAGCATCTCAGTCGCCAGCAAAAAGGTCTGCTCTTAAAAGCTATTCAGGATGCGGAGAGGAATGGCGACTGGATTTTGGTGCATCAATATATACGACAGCTGCAGAATCTACAGTAA
- a CDS encoding deoxyguanosinetriphosphate triphosphohydrolase: protein MQWREMTEEREEKLLSSRACLSRKSRGRIVPEEACPVRTCFQRDRDRIIHAKSFRRLKHKTQVFIIPEGDHIRTRLTHTLEVAQISRTVARALSLNEDLTEAIALGHDLGHTPFGHAGEDVLNRIHPGGFKHNEQSLRVVDLLEGRQGLNLTWEVRDGILNHTGPNLPATLEGQIVRICDRIAYINHDIDDALRAGILTPEQLPRDCLAVLGQTHRERINNMIMDLIIHNQDSEQIALSPAFQKAADKLRDFMFARVYIGSEAKREEHKAMHVVEFLYKYFASRFDLLPDEYRHRIDIMGVDRVVCDYIAGMTDRYAISMFSDLFIPRAFSNIVLEAGK from the coding sequence ATGCAGTGGCGTGAGATGACTGAAGAACGGGAAGAAAAGTTGCTTAGCTCCCGGGCCTGTCTCAGTCGAAAAAGCCGGGGTAGGATTGTACCGGAAGAAGCGTGTCCGGTACGTACCTGTTTTCAACGTGACCGGGACCGGATTATTCACGCCAAGAGTTTCCGGCGATTAAAACACAAGACGCAGGTTTTTATTATTCCAGAAGGTGATCACATCCGAACCAGGTTAACCCATACGCTGGAAGTCGCACAAATATCCCGTACTGTAGCCAGAGCCCTTTCGCTAAATGAGGATTTAACCGAGGCGATTGCTCTGGGGCATGACCTGGGGCACACTCCCTTCGGACATGCTGGCGAAGATGTCTTAAACCGCATCCACCCGGGTGGCTTTAAACACAATGAACAGAGTTTGCGGGTGGTGGATTTGCTGGAAGGCCGGCAGGGGCTGAATCTAACCTGGGAAGTTAGAGATGGTATTCTAAACCACACAGGTCCCAACCTGCCGGCTACTCTGGAAGGTCAAATTGTGCGGATTTGTGACCGGATAGCCTACATCAACCATGATATAGACGATGCTTTGCGGGCTGGCATTTTGACACCCGAGCAGTTGCCGCGGGATTGTCTGGCCGTATTGGGGCAAACACACCGGGAGCGGATTAATAATATGATCATGGACTTGATTATACACAATCAGGACAGTGAGCAGATTGCTTTGAGTCCTGCTTTTCAAAAGGCGGCCGACAAATTGCGCGACTTTATGTTTGCCCGCGTTTATATTGGTTCCGAGGCCAAGCGGGAAGAGCACAAAGCGATGCATGTGGTGGAGTTTTTATATAAATACTTTGCATCCCGTTTCGACTTGTTGCCGGATGAGTATCGCCACCGGATAGACATAATGGGTGTGGACAGAGTGGTTTGCGACTATATTGCCGGCATGACCGACCGTTACGCTATTAGTATGTTTAGTGACCTGTTTATTCCTCGGGCCTTCAGCAATATAGTGCTGGAAGCAGGAAAATAA
- a CDS encoding SLC13 family permease — translation MSAQAQVYFSGGLFLLTYAMIMLEKIHRTIVALTGAVLVILAGIVTQEMAFESIDFNTIGLLIGMMIIVGITRHTGVFEYMAIVAAKKAKGEPVKIMISLATITAVCSAFLDNVTTVLLVVPVTFAIAQQLRVNVIPLLIAEVVASNIGGTATLIGDPPNIMIGSATGLGFMDFVINLTPVIIVIHIATMIWLRILYKKQLVTTPELRQNVMLMDEKNEIKDPVLLKKCLVVIALTIIGFVLHQFLHLESATVALAGATLLLLLTRDEPEHAFHAVEWPVIFFFAGLFVIVGALEHVGIIEMVAKKSLELTGGALRSTGLLILWLSAIASAFVDNIPFVATMIPLIQDMGRLGGIHDLNPLWWSLSLGACLGGNGTLIGASANVVVAGMAEKRGILITFINFTKVAFPMMLMSIVICMIYLLMFYL, via the coding sequence ATGTCGGCTCAGGCCCAAGTTTATTTCTCGGGAGGCCTGTTTTTGCTCACCTATGCCATGATTATGCTGGAGAAAATTCACCGCACAATTGTGGCTCTGACCGGAGCGGTACTGGTCATTCTGGCCGGAATTGTTACGCAAGAGATGGCTTTTGAGTCTATTGATTTTAACACTATTGGTTTGCTGATTGGGATGATGATCATTGTTGGCATAACCCGTCATACCGGGGTATTTGAATATATGGCTATTGTGGCCGCCAAGAAGGCCAAGGGTGAGCCGGTGAAAATTATGATCTCTTTAGCTACGATTACAGCGGTGTGCAGTGCTTTCCTGGACAATGTTACCACAGTGTTGTTGGTTGTGCCGGTGACATTTGCCATTGCCCAGCAGCTCAGAGTAAATGTAATACCCTTGCTGATTGCCGAAGTGGTGGCCTCCAATATTGGCGGTACGGCCACTTTGATTGGCGATCCGCCTAATATTATGATTGGCAGTGCTACAGGGTTGGGTTTCATGGATTTTGTGATCAATTTGACACCCGTAATTATTGTTATCCATATTGCCACCATGATCTGGCTACGTATTTTATATAAAAAGCAGTTGGTAACCACACCGGAATTGCGACAAAATGTCATGTTGATGGATGAAAAAAATGAGATAAAAGATCCGGTACTCTTAAAGAAATGCCTGGTGGTAATTGCCCTGACCATCATAGGCTTTGTACTGCACCAGTTTTTGCACCTGGAATCGGCAACTGTGGCCCTGGCGGGGGCAACATTGTTGCTCTTACTGACCCGGGATGAGCCGGAACATGCTTTTCATGCTGTGGAGTGGCCGGTGATCTTTTTCTTTGCCGGCCTGTTTGTGATAGTCGGGGCACTGGAGCATGTGGGTATCATTGAAATGGTGGCCAAAAAATCACTGGAACTGACCGGTGGAGCACTGCGATCCACAGGTTTGCTCATTTTGTGGCTGTCTGCAATTGCTTCTGCCTTCGTGGATAACATTCCCTTTGTAGCCACTATGATCCCGTTGATCCAGGATATGGGTCGATTGGGTGGTATCCATGACTTAAACCCCCTTTGGTGGTCGCTTTCCCTGGGGGCCTGCTTGGGTGGTAACGGTACACTGATTGGCGCCTCTGCTAACGTGGTGGTGGCCGGGATGGCGGAAAAGCGAGGGATATTGATTACATTTATTAATTTCACCAAAGTTGCTTTTCCTATGATGCTTATGTCCATTGTAATTTGTATGATTTATCTGCTGATGTTCTACCTGTAA
- a CDS encoding SLC13 family permease — protein sequence MDFNKRRWFFLVLGFALLLLFYLAPQFSPAVDPSGKQFELSRAGQAALGLFLLAGIWWVFEVIPIGVTAIAIGILQPLFAIRPAKEAMKDFMDPTVMFILGSLLVGLTFSKVGLTKRLAYRMLVVVGEDTSKILLGSFVLTALLTHIMAHTAVAATVIPILMTILALYNEGDTSGKPTRFGKALFIGMAYTAGAGSICTLLGGARNPAAVGFFKEFTGKDISFMDFSLHMLPLGWIIVFLVWLLMMVMYKPEKKVIPGLRVKAQKLYQELGPMSREEKFVCVVVVLALALLIMQAAVPSLKTLDRSIPLLLAGLLFFATGILDVQDLEKKVPWNIVLLFSGAMSIGFALWKTGAAQWMAVKWLSLLQGAPWLVFVLGVALLVLIMTNFIMNVAAIAIVLPVALVIAKYLGVNPELILYASVTAAGLPMLLLIGAAPNAMAYESKQFTTGEFFVAGIPGSILVLLSLVLIMFTYWPLVGLTALLK from the coding sequence ATGGATTTTAACAAGCGGCGCTGGTTCTTCCTGGTTTTGGGTTTTGCCCTGTTGCTCTTGTTTTACCTGGCTCCCCAGTTTTCTCCGGCTGTAGACCCGTCCGGAAAGCAATTTGAGCTGTCCCGGGCCGGCCAGGCTGCTTTGGGTTTATTCTTGTTAGCTGGTATCTGGTGGGTATTTGAAGTGATACCCATTGGGGTAACGGCAATTGCCATTGGTATTTTGCAACCACTCTTTGCTATCCGTCCGGCCAAAGAGGCCATGAAAGATTTTATGGACCCCACGGTCATGTTTATTCTGGGGTCGTTGTTGGTGGGGTTGACCTTCTCCAAAGTGGGCCTGACCAAACGCCTGGCTTACCGCATGCTGGTAGTGGTGGGAGAGGACACGAGTAAGATATTGTTGGGCAGTTTTGTTCTAACGGCTTTGCTGACTCATATTATGGCTCACACTGCTGTGGCAGCCACTGTTATCCCGATATTAATGACTATTCTGGCTCTTTATAACGAGGGTGACACCAGTGGAAAACCGACAAGGTTTGGCAAAGCGTTGTTTATCGGTATGGCTTATACAGCCGGTGCTGGCAGTATCTGTACGTTGCTGGGGGGTGCCCGCAACCCGGCAGCAGTTGGTTTCTTCAAGGAGTTTACCGGCAAGGATATTTCTTTTATGGATTTTTCTTTACACATGCTGCCTCTGGGCTGGATAATAGTATTCCTGGTTTGGCTGTTAATGATGGTAATGTACAAACCTGAAAAGAAAGTTATACCGGGCTTACGGGTCAAGGCCCAGAAGTTGTACCAGGAACTGGGCCCGATGAGCAGGGAGGAGAAATTTGTCTGCGTGGTAGTGGTGCTGGCTCTGGCCTTGCTGATTATGCAAGCGGCTGTTCCTTCTTTAAAAACGCTGGACCGTTCCATACCCCTATTGCTGGCTGGCTTGTTGTTCTTTGCCACCGGTATACTTGATGTGCAAGATTTGGAGAAAAAGGTGCCTTGGAACATTGTGCTGTTGTTTAGCGGCGCCATGAGTATCGGTTTTGCTCTCTGGAAAACCGGTGCTGCCCAGTGGATGGCTGTCAAATGGCTTTCCCTGCTGCAGGGCGCACCCTGGCTGGTGTTTGTGCTGGGTGTGGCTTTGCTGGTCTTGATCATGACCAACTTTATAATGAACGTTGCGGCTATAGCCATTGTTTTGCCGGTGGCATTGGTCATTGCAAAATATCTTGGTGTCAACCCCGAGCTTATTTTGTATGCTTCGGTGACTGCCGCAGGTCTGCCCATGCTGTTGCTGATAGGCGCCGCTCCCAATGCTATGGCCTATGAATCCAAACAGTTCACAACCGGTGAGTTTTTTGTGGCTGGCATACCAGGATCAATTTTGGTACTGCTTTCACTGGTATTGATAATGTTCACTTATTGGCCACTGGTCGGTTTAACGGCTTTGCTGAAATAA
- a CDS encoding Nif3-like dinuclear metal center hexameric protein, whose amino-acid sequence MPLKAKQVVALIEKLAPPFLAASWDNSGWQVGDSEKPVHRVLLSLDVNRQVIDEAVRQEAQLIICHHPLLFKPLRQIMWQDNVGQLVHRLIERGIGLYAAHTNLDLAPGGVNDVLARLLDLQEIRPLREEEGGNLFKLVVFVPVEHLDRVREAVCRAGAGHIGRYDYCTFQVAGTGTYRPLSGAQPFHGEVGEICLASEVRLETIIPAGLVKRVLTAMLQAHPYEEVAYDLYKLENKFPGAGLGRVGSLEKDLPLAELADVVKQKLGCRALRFGGEPERLVRKVAICGGSGGELWRSALSAGADVLITGDIGYHLAGDMLAAGMCFIDAGHFETEQPALLFLQQYLRQEIAGLGEGVEVLLSNYQRSPFNCC is encoded by the coding sequence ATGCCCTTGAAAGCGAAGCAGGTGGTGGCGCTGATTGAAAAACTGGCGCCGCCTTTTCTGGCGGCCTCATGGGACAACAGCGGCTGGCAGGTGGGAGATAGCGAGAAGCCGGTGCACAGAGTTTTGCTATCTTTGGATGTGAACAGGCAAGTAATTGATGAAGCTGTGCGGCAGGAAGCGCAGCTGATTATCTGCCATCACCCCTTGTTGTTCAAGCCTTTGCGCCAGATTATGTGGCAGGACAATGTGGGGCAGTTGGTACATCGCTTGATTGAGCGGGGAATAGGTCTTTATGCGGCCCACACCAACCTGGATCTGGCGCCGGGTGGGGTTAATGATGTGCTGGCCCGGCTGCTGGATTTGCAGGAAATCCGCCCTTTGCGGGAAGAAGAGGGGGGTAACCTGTTCAAACTGGTGGTGTTTGTGCCTGTCGAGCATCTTGACCGGGTGCGGGAGGCTGTTTGCAGGGCCGGCGCCGGGCATATTGGCCGCTATGATTATTGCACTTTTCAAGTTGCCGGTACCGGTACATACCGTCCCTTGAGCGGGGCGCAGCCTTTCCACGGGGAGGTGGGTGAAATTTGCCTGGCCTCCGAGGTGCGTTTGGAAACCATTATCCCGGCTGGTTTGGTAAAAAGGGTTTTGACAGCTATGCTCCAGGCGCATCCCTACGAGGAGGTAGCTTACGATTTGTATAAGCTGGAAAACAAATTCCCCGGGGCGGGCCTGGGAAGGGTGGGAAGTTTGGAGAAAGATTTGCCCCTGGCTGAATTGGCGGATGTGGTAAAACAAAAGCTGGGTTGCCGGGCTCTGCGTTTTGGTGGTGAACCGGAACGCCTGGTGCGCAAAGTTGCCATATGTGGTGGTTCCGGGGGTGAATTGTGGCGCTCAGCTTTATCTGCCGGGGCGGATGTTCTGATTACTGGAGATATTGGTTACCACCTGGCCGGTGACATGCTGGCGGCAGGTATGTGTTTTATCGATGCCGGTCATTTTGAGACGGAACAGCCGGCCCTGCTGTTCCTGCAGCAATATCTGCGGCAAGAAATAGCCGGGCTGGGAGAGGGAGTGGAAGTGTTGCTCAGTAACTACCAGCGCTCTCCCTTTAACTGTTGTTAA
- a CDS encoding tRNA (adenine(22)-N(1))-methyltransferase: MLLSARLSAIVRLIPPGSVVVDVGTDHAQLPIYLITSGLCARALATELNWQPYQRALAAVREAGLTGKIDVRLGDGLSPLLPGEADVAVLAGMGGANMSKIIQFAPPAVLAGIKRLVLQPMADAGPLRLFLACSGFALVEEELVREGGQIYPVIAAEPGEELCSDQMILELGPRLYEQKHPLLADLLVQKITDLDRVLAGLQKARQRDPVLQHKMALITEKKYRLTDILSGFHY; this comes from the coding sequence TTGCTGCTCTCGGCGCGCCTGTCCGCTATTGTTCGCTTGATACCACCGGGAAGCGTGGTTGTTGACGTGGGCACTGATCATGCCCAACTGCCGATCTACCTGATAACCAGTGGTCTTTGTGCGCGGGCTCTGGCTACCGAGCTAAACTGGCAACCCTACCAAAGGGCGCTGGCGGCGGTGAGAGAAGCCGGGTTGACCGGGAAAATTGACGTCAGGCTGGGGGACGGTCTGTCGCCCCTGTTGCCGGGTGAGGCCGATGTGGCTGTGCTGGCCGGAATGGGAGGGGCAAACATGAGCAAGATAATTCAGTTTGCGCCGCCCGCAGTGCTGGCGGGAATTAAACGCCTGGTGCTGCAACCCATGGCCGATGCCGGGCCATTGCGCTTATTTTTAGCCTGCTCCGGGTTTGCTCTGGTCGAGGAAGAACTGGTACGGGAAGGTGGGCAAATTTATCCGGTCATTGCTGCTGAACCGGGAGAGGAACTTTGCTCTGACCAGATGATTTTGGAGCTGGGGCCGCGCTTGTATGAGCAAAAGCATCCCTTGCTTGCCGATTTGCTTGTCCAAAAGATAACCGATCTGGACAGGGTGCTGGCAGGTTTGCAAAAGGCCAGGCAACGGGATCCTGTTTTGCAGCACAAAATGGCTCTTATTACGGAAAAAAAATACCGTTTGACTGATATTTTGTCGGGCTTTCATTATTAA
- a CDS encoding GNAT family N-acetyltransferase — protein sequence MNIAGPLRADQLQQLEMSSELNNFRPYERQKLALLKITTLPQGRIYAACYLDTIIGYVAFHAPDPDSRYARHPLVLELGGVEVARSWRRRHVGSALLKYIFSDQFFEDYIVITTEYYRHWDLAGNNMDVWQYRRMLDRFFGQVGFIPQATSDPDIIEHPANVLMARLGSRVDLESLMFFEDILKQE from the coding sequence GTGAATATTGCCGGTCCTTTGCGGGCCGATCAGTTGCAACAACTGGAAATGAGCAGTGAGCTGAACAATTTTCGTCCGTACGAACGGCAAAAATTAGCACTGCTAAAAATTACCACTCTGCCCCAGGGACGTATTTATGCGGCGTGCTATCTGGATACCATCATCGGATATGTGGCATTTCACGCTCCCGATCCCGACAGCCGGTATGCCCGCCATCCCCTGGTTCTGGAACTGGGGGGAGTGGAGGTGGCCAGATCCTGGCGCAGGAGGCATGTGGGATCGGCATTATTAAAGTATATTTTCAGCGATCAGTTTTTTGAAGATTATATTGTAATTACCACGGAATATTATCGCCACTGGGATCTGGCCGGCAATAACATGGATGTCTGGCAGTACCGGCGCATGCTGGACAGGTTCTTCGGACAGGTGGGGTTTATACCCCAGGCCACCAGCGATCCCGACATTATTGAGCACCCGGCCAATGTACTGATGGCCAGATTGGGCAGTCGGGTGGATCTGGAAAGCTTGATGTTTTTTGAAGATATATTGAAGCAGGAGTGA
- a CDS encoding flavodoxin family protein: MLIVLINGSPNKNGNTAAMLRVAEQELQGHCETTTLHAAEIVSSLKQPFCTACSVDCKGKCYQGTSMAAALEVMRRADGIIMGSPVYFCTVSAQLKAFWDKLRPLRKERALVNVVGGALAVGGARFGGQETTLRAMHDMMLCQGMTVIGDGFVAEDAGHQGACAQRPAPEDQDGLKRVRILAKRVLEVAGATVILRQKSGSA, encoded by the coding sequence GTGCTCATTGTGTTGATTAACGGTAGTCCCAATAAAAACGGCAATACTGCGGCTATGTTGCGGGTAGCGGAGCAAGAATTACAAGGACATTGCGAGACAACCACTTTGCACGCCGCAGAGATAGTTTCCTCTCTTAAACAGCCATTTTGTACGGCCTGCTCTGTGGACTGTAAGGGGAAATGCTACCAGGGAACCAGCATGGCGGCGGCCCTGGAGGTGATGAGGAGAGCCGATGGAATCATTATGGGCAGCCCGGTTTATTTTTGTACAGTGAGTGCGCAGTTGAAAGCGTTTTGGGATAAATTGCGGCCCTTGCGCAAAGAGAGAGCGCTGGTCAACGTGGTGGGTGGTGCCCTGGCAGTAGGCGGGGCTCGCTTCGGGGGACAGGAAACAACCTTGCGGGCTATGCATGATATGATGCTTTGTCAGGGTATGACTGTAATCGGTGATGGTTTTGTAGCGGAGGATGCCGGTCATCAGGGGGCTTGCGCCCAGCGTCCGGCGCCGGAAGACCAGGATGGTTTAAAGAGGGTACGCATCCTGGCCAAAAGGGTGCTGGAAGTGGCTGGCGCTACCGTCATACTGCGTCAAAAATCGGGATCTGCCTGA
- the thpR gene encoding RNA 2',3'-cyclic phosphodiesterase produces MRKRLFWAIHLPDELIYLVCRFQQQLQYLAPRANWVKPQNMHITLVFWGEQEIGLIPFAVDTVQEALRSLRPFTLKLSRPGYFGSRNSPSVIWLGIAGDIENLYTLRRFTESSLVKFNYCPESRPFHPHLTLARLKNKENVAALLQKMDEIAAQVDTWPEFNVNHVCLVESILRPDGPVYTVLQRITLA; encoded by the coding sequence ATGCGCAAGCGGCTATTCTGGGCTATCCATTTGCCAGATGAACTGATTTATTTGGTCTGTCGTTTTCAGCAACAGCTGCAATATCTGGCGCCCCGTGCCAACTGGGTTAAACCGCAAAACATGCATATTACCCTGGTCTTCTGGGGCGAGCAGGAAATAGGTCTGATACCATTTGCCGTAGACACGGTGCAAGAGGCGTTGAGGAGTTTGCGTCCTTTTACGCTGAAATTAAGCCGGCCGGGATATTTTGGCAGTCGCAATTCTCCATCGGTCATCTGGCTGGGAATTGCCGGCGATATAGAAAATCTTTATACTTTACGACGGTTTACCGAAAGCTCCCTGGTGAAATTTAACTATTGCCCTGAAAGCCGGCCTTTTCATCCCCATTTGACCCTGGCCAGACTGAAGAATAAAGAAAATGTAGCAGCATTGTTGCAGAAGATGGATGAGATTGCTGCGCAGGTGGACACTTGGCCCGAGTTTAACGTAAACCATGTTTGTTTGGTGGAGAGTATTTTACGACCGGACGGTCCAGTGTATACTGTTCTGCAAAGAATAACGTTGGCGTAG